The window ATGCCTGCATGGTGGCCCAGGCGCAGCCCATGATTATTTGGAACCGCTTGAGGCGATGGCGACAACTGGACGCCAAGTGATTTTTTATGACCAATTAGGGTGTGGCAACTCTGACCAACCCAACGATCCGTCATTATGGACCATTTCGCTTTTTGTCGAGGAATTAGCCGCTGTCCGCCAAGCACTCGGACTTGAGCGTGTTCATATTCTTGGCCAGTCATGGGGTGGCATGCTCGGTATGGAGCATGCCTTGACGCAACCGTCGGGATTGGCAAGTTTGATTATTGCTGATTCACCGGCGAGTATGCCTCAATGGGTTGCAGAAGCAAATCGCCTGCGGATGGAATTGCCTTTTGATGTTCAAGAGATTTTGCTCAAACATGAGGCGGCAGGGACAACGGATGACCCTGCTTACCAAGAAGCGATGACGGTTTTCTACCACCGTCATGTCTGCCGTCTCGATCCCTGGCCAGATTGTTTGATTCGCTCGTTTAATAAGCTCTCCAAAAATCCTGAAGTGTACAATGTGATGAATGGCCCTAGTGAGTTCCATGTGATCGGCGTCATCAAAGACTGGGATATTGT is drawn from Deltaproteobacteria bacterium and contains these coding sequences:
- a CDS encoding alpha/beta fold hydrolase, which codes for MNRQESSQEGFIPFKGYKTWYRIVGNNEDRGKLPLLCLHGGPGAAHDYLEPLEAMATTGRQVIFYDQLGCGNSDQPNDPSLWTISLFVEELAAVRQALGLERVHILGQSWGGMLGMEHALTQPSGLASLIIADSPASMPQWVAEANRLRMELPFDVQEILLKHEAAGTTDDPAYQEAMTVFYHRHVCRLDPWPDCLIRSFNKLSKNPEVYNVMNGPSEFHVIGVIKDWDIVDRLGEIQVPSLVISGRYDEATPVIAETIHRGISESEWVLFENSSHMPHLEETDLYLEVLTNFLNRIELKA